The following nucleotide sequence is from Primulina tabacum isolate GXHZ01 chromosome 2, ASM2559414v2, whole genome shotgun sequence.
CTCATAAAATCTAATGTCTAATCTTTAAAATTGGGGTATTGTCGGAATTGTTCTTTTGTTTATTGATTGCATTGTATTTTTTTGAACTCTAATTTTGTATAGTGTATTGTTTTCTaactaatatattatattatatataatataatatagaatACGCTCCAACAtgatcaaaaaaatttaatggtCAAATTATTGATTATTAGACAAAGATATTAAATTTCAACAAGACAACTCAAAGACTATTCGAAAGTATATTTGTATGGATACATATGTGActactttttaaattttattcttttaataacTAATAATAGCATGTTTTTGGGACCACGAATTGAATATGATATTGCAGGGAATTACGGTGCATGGCTTGATTTCTGTCAATGCCATTCAGAATTTGTACAACATTTAAAGTGCAACAAAAGTTATCTTATATATAATCCAATCGTGATTCCAGTTATTCAAATATAAACCCGAATATTGAGTTTATAATGCAGAAAGAAACTTTAGCCACCTAGTTGCAAGAAGCGTCAAATTCAAACTTAAATTTTGCTTCAGAGAATTTGATCATCTTGCAAGAAATCCAAGTGATAATAACGACCAAAGTAAGTTTCCATTTTATTTATTGtgatatttacatatatatatatatatatatatatatatatttaattcaatAATGTTATTATCCACAAATATCATTGGCCTAATCAAGAAGGTTCGACCATTAAACAATTTCCAAAAATAAGATGGCATCGTTGTTCACCGGAGGGAAATAGTTTTGTTCAACACTTTGtaagtttataaaaaaatatacatacatctcattttgaaaatatatactTCACACATTGATATCTGACACATGTTGGAGAACATGGCAATCCATTTATGAGATAATATATTGTTGAATGAAGGGCAACTACTTCAACATGTTCAAGACAAAAATCTAACGATTGTGTTTtgcaatttaaaattaatatataccaAGATATCATTTTCAAATACACATGAGTCATCTAATTTGACAATAAATGTCTAATTGtgcttttttattattaatatttaggATTACAACATAAGTCTACATCCAAGACAGAGATGTTGGTCAAACCAACATATCGTGAGACTGAAAATATAAACTCATGGTACATatatgacatatatatatagattttctTTCCAAATTGAATTCTACAATCACTCATATGTAACAATATTGTTATATacaataatttatattatatgtgAATTTGAATGTCATCATTCACGTTTGGTATAACTCTTCTTTGCGGTTTTTACGTCTCCCATTGAATAGTACTTTGTATCGTTGTTTTgagtttattttctcaaaaagtgttgctaagttttcttatttgaATGTAAAATTTGTCATCTTCTGTATATTTAAATTCTGTTTTTTTGTATTAGCTCTTAGAATTATGCTTTTTTTTATTAACTTATTCTTCTATCAACTACCAACTTTTATAGGTTGAAGAGAAATGAAAATCAGTAATCTTTGAATCGACTTTGGGTATAAAAAAAGATAAAAGAATCAAAGTAAGTCAGCATACGACAATTCACTCGTATGTGatttaaaacttttataatTGGTGATATTGTTGAAAGTGCGTTCAACGACAATGGTTTTTAACCGCTGTCGTATCTATATATTGCGACGGATTTGAAAAActgaccgtcgctaattagcgacagtttatgaTATACtatcgctaattttagcgacgggtTCTGAGTAAGTCGTCGCTCAAAAGCGACGGTTTAAGATATAACGTCGCtaaacttagcgacggtttttgacaaaGCCTTCGCTAATTAGCGATGATTTTTGTCTAAGCTGTCGTAATTAGAGACGATACAGAGAAACaacgtcgctaattagcgacggtttagacaTAATCTGTCGCTAAATTTTTAagtaagataaaaaaaattattttataatttaataaatctaccaaaaccgttgttgtttgtccaaaaaacacgaTTATCCACAACGGTTTAGACCCCGTCAAACACACTAGTCCAAAAAAATACGCTCTAAGACAACGATTATAATTTTAACAATGATTTTCactaaaactgttgttaaaaagtaaaaggtaaatgtttttcaaaaaaaatcgttgtcttttaaGCGTTGTGTATTCAGTATTTTTTTCTAGTGATTGATGGCTGAAAACAAAACTTTGGAAGAGGTAATGGTGATGTTATGTTTCATGAATTGTTGTTTTGAACCAAAGCATCTATTGTTAAAGATAACTATATTGTATATTCTTTTATGGATTTGAGTTGACATGAGATGATATAACCAAAATTAAATTTGTTCAATCTTAAAACAGTATATGTAGAACAAGTATGACTACATCAAAGTAAGAATAAAAAAAACTGAAAATAAATCAACATCGTGGTACAAGACATGTTGTAACCATATCAAATCTGTTACCGAAACTACCAACGGGTTTTATTGCACAAATCGTGTGAAGCTGAATATCGAGATCATCCCAAGGTATTGGAAATATAATGAACTTTAcatgcttaaaaatatttaattatcatgTATACTTTAAAAATGATGGTCCAAGATGAAAATAAAATAGCTAGGATAACATTGTTCAAAGAGATTGCTGAGATATTTATTGGTTTGTTCGTCAAAAAATATATCGACATGCATAATAAGGTGAAATAAAACAgttttttgaataaaattataataatctaATACATATTGTTAATAACTACAAAATTATATTGTAGAAAAAGGTAATGTGGAGCATGTAACCATATTAGATCAACCAAGCAAAGAAGATCACAAATCTCTTTTCAAGTTAGAAAAGTCTATATCAACCAAAAATGAAATAACATCGATAATTGTGGAAGGATTGGAAAAACCCTAACAACTCAAGAAAAATGCTGATAAGAAAAAGAATGAACCGAAATATCAATGAAATACAAAacgaagataaaaaaaaaagaacagaCACAAAGATTGCAAAGGAAAAGGCAAAGCAAGTACAACATGAAGATGAGAAAACAACAAGCACAAAGGAAATGATAAAGTCACAGAAAAAGAAACAAAGTCCATCATGTTCCAAAAGAGAAACCATACTGTTAGGTATCCATCGGTCATCCCGTACTTTCTATAGCTGACTGGCCAACCTGCAACCTTCACCAAAACCAGAAACAATataatatgatatgttatgataaAATGAGGCTCAGATGAACTGATTTTGGCCTCTCCAAATACGCAGCAAACCAAGGTGAAGACCACAAAGGTTTTTCGATCAAAACCCCGGTTACTGCTAACCAACTCAACCCTAAGCAAATAGACTCTAAGAACACAACTCACCACACACAGTAGGCAAAGTTAACCAATGCTGGAAACGACACTGATTGAGACAGCACAAGGAACCGAGGGCAATTTCCAATATCACACACTCTCTCGTATATCACTTGAGGAATagagaggaagaagagaagaGCTCACATACACCAAGCAAAGAGCACTGCACACAGAAGAAGAATGAAGAGTACATCGCACACTTTCACGCTACTGACTCTATCCCAAAACTCACGCTTGGCTGTTGGGAACAATCagtatttaaaataagacataacaACCTAGTAGTCCAAGGTTTTAAGAGAATTGGGCTTGGATAAAGTTGGGCCAAACCCAACACATTCAAATTAAAGATGATGAAAAAATGGTTGATTTCAGTAAAATGACGATGAAACTTACACATAACAGTCACATGGAGATGACACAAAAACTAAAAATTAAGCAATAAAAGATTTTATAAtacttttttatattataaattttcaaCAGACAGTGGATCTTTCGATTTCACTCAATATAAATGTTTTATATCCGCTTACTCTTTATGAATTATATCATACGATGATAAGTATGTAAGTTTATTGTGATGTTGATTAAATGTTTTGCAGATGACCTGTGGGGTGATTCATGTCAAATGGTCCAGTCAGACCCTGGAAGTCCAATGTGGCGGCCTTCGGCTGGGATAGAACATGAATTTGTTGTGCTGATTCTGGGCAAACCTGTGAAGCCGAGCCCTTGAACTTGGACTACCTTTATGTAGGTCGACGGGTCCGGGTTAACCAGatgaatgtttatgtttaattttttatatataagaaatggctttttttaatattaagtTTTTAACATTGAATTCTCATTGGGATGACTAAATCCGTAAATCGTAGTGCAACAAATGTCTAAACGGGTGGCGCGTAATTTGCCAATATTGTTTCATTGCTTTGACATTTTATAAGTGGAGATTTCTCCTCTGCATAGATCCGTTTGGGCATGTTTGGGAGAAATTGGTGGTGTTCAACGTTTTGGACAGATAGCTTCAAAAGATGGAATCTTGATCGGCATCTCCTGTATtcgcatgcaatatatatatatatgcaagtTTCCTTGTTTATCTTAAAGTTTCAGTGGAAACTGGGGATTCGTAGTATATCAAAGAATGGGACCCCCAAGACTCTGACGCCCCAAAATGCCAGCGTATTTGCCAATGGGAATAGGAAATCTCACCTTATCCACACTCCCACCACACCCTTAACTCCAACTCTCTATTCTCACCCATAATTAGTTCCACATCATTGTTAAATTTTAATCACCACTCCACTCCCGACTTTCAGTTTCtgtaaaattatacaaaaatggCGGCCATGAATTCCAGTGTTCTAGCTTGCAACTATACGGTATCAGGATGTGAGCTGAACACCAAGGTCAGTAAAATATCGCCTTCTGTGGCAACTGTTAAGAAACTATCTATGATCAGGGCTCAGAGGGTTACGGCCACCGACTTTAAGGAATCGGGTAGAAGAGCCGCCCTTCTTGGTCTCAGTGCCACCCTTTTCACGGCCGCTGTCTCCGCCTCCTCTGCCAACGCTGGTGTCATTGACGAGTATTTGGAGAAGAGCAAGGCTAACAAGGCAAGTTTGCTGTTTCTTATAGGTTTTTTAACACTCAAAGCGTCAGATAATACTCTAACCTTCTGCTATAGAAAACCACTTAAATTAGTTAGATGATTACCTTTTCCATATCTAGTGGGTCATAGTTTCCTGGGACTCGAACGCAGGAAGATGTTAATTATATGATAGGATCTACCTATAAATTGCTTAAATACTCGTCGTAGGAATTGAATGACAAGAAGAGGTTAGCCACCAGCGGCGCCAACTTCGCACGGGCATTCACTGTTGAATTTGGTACATGCAAGTTCCCTCAGAACTTCACTGGCTGCCAAGATCTTGCCAAACAAAAGGTAATTAACGACGCTAGCTCTTCGCTTGGCTTTTGAACTTTTACCcagctttcaatttattttccTTGTTCAGTGATAAGTTGATTAACGGGCTTCAAAAATAAATGCACAACTGTGCTCTGATTGTTTATTGCAGAAAGTGCCCTTCCTGTCTGATGATTTGGAGCTAGAATGTGAAGGGAAAGACAAGTACAAGTGTGGTTCAAACGTGTTTTGGAAATGGTGATCAACTTGTGTTTAACTTAGCATATCCAGATTGCATTTATGTAAATTTTTTCGATTCAAGAAATAATTATTCCATCTCAATTATGAACTCGTACCCTGTATTTTTCTCTTCTCGTCATTGTTGATGGTGTcttttctaaataaaaataataatcttgaAATAACAGTCGTTATACTAATAAGCAATGGTTGGTTTGAGTCATTAACTGTTGGAAACATTTGATTCATTACTTATACAGACAGTATATCCTTTTCACAATGGAAATTAAGGTTATATTCACCCGTTCAACGAGTGTCGGCGGTTCCTTTTAACTATGGTTTAAGGGCTATCGATGCAAGCAATAGTGATGAAGCATGAATATAAGCAAGAAAAATAGCCAAGCAGGAAATGgggaaaatgaagaagaaagtACGAAGAATTTGGTGCATATTGTAACCAACATTACTACAATATTGTATTAGTATATTTAATCTTAACATAACCCAATTGCTATTGCAATCCGAAATCCTATGCTTTAATTATcggaaaaaaatttgtgtgagacggtctcacgagtcgtattttgtgagagagatctcttatttgggtcatccataaaaaatattatttttatgctaacagtattactttttattgtgaatatcggtaggtttgactcatctcacagataaatattcgtgagaccgtctcacaaaagacatactcttaattatttatttatacaacCAAGTGTGTGAGCAACAAACCAATCCTGGAGAGGAAATCAATCTGCATCCTGTCTACGCTATCTATGAAGTACTAATcttttatatcatattaatgtATTTTTCTGTTCCATCATATCATAGCTTGGATGTATTGTTTTCAGATTATCAATACAAATAAAcactaattatttttcaaaatatgataTTATCAGTTGCAATTTGGGACATATGAGTGAGAATTTTCATGTGTCGTCGAATTCGGGACATAAATCAATAACAAGTGAGAATTTTTATGTGATATTAAATCAATGTTTCGGTCACGTGACATCCTTTTTTCTAAaggattatattttaataatctataatttttatgttgaacaTTTTACatctttttttataaatgatttatCTTTTCATAATCTATAATTTTTATGCTGAAcattttattgaatttgaacataacaatattatattttgaaaatctaaaatgaattattttgtttCAATCATCCGAAGACAATACTTCTGATCTCTAGTCACAAATAttaatttgttatatttttattgtgataaaaaaaattttaaatcacataatctaatttttaaataaatatagcctttttaaaaaatcaatcaataaaataaattgaataatcTTATTTTTTTAGCTTGATTATATCGATTTGacaatttataaatattttatctattaataaaattatttacaatCATTTATATATCAATTTATCAATAATTAAGTACCGAAATTAATTTTactatataaattaataaattcacatCTTGATCCGGTCCACAAATTTATACTGAGCCATCGTCGCGATGGAAAGTAAATTGACCGATTGATGATAGTATTTAATTTTGTACGTCTTTTTAAATAAGAGGGAAAAATGCCATTTTACTACTTTACCCAAATCGTGATGTCGgtttatcatttttttatggAGTATGTATTTTTTGAGATGGtcacacgaatttttatctgtaagacgggtcaatcctaccgatattcacaataaaaaataatattctaagcataaaaaataatattttttcatggatgacccaaataagatatccgtctgacaaaatacgatccgtaagatcgtctcacacaagtttttgtcttcttCAAGCTATACCATCACTTTCATGTTGTtcgatttatatatttattagatGAGAGATCATTAAACcaacaacaataaaaaaataagtcaaattcaaaaaaaaaatttatgcgttcaatacaaaaataaaaaaatgaactcATTATAAAACTAGCTTTAATTAGATTAACGCAACTATATGTACGTTCGTTGACAGAATGTTGTTCAAGTTGGTGGAACAGACatacttggtcacatattcgattttttaatgatatttttttgaGCGAATTTATCGCAGAAGACTTATTtagtatgatttatttattgagGTGATTTGTAGGCTACTAAATGATatttgattgatgtgattttTAAGCTATTTTATTTAGTTCGAAGATTTATTCAATGCACAACTACAAATAGCGGTTGCAGGATCgcgttaaaaaaatatataactaCATATATGTAAACAATAATGCAATTGTCGTCTTATCTACGCGTTACCTTTAATCTAATATACtactttattaagtttgagatacTTAAGAGTAATTAATTTtgtgtcatggtctgtttttatgattatatatatattaataagaTGTTAAAACTTTAATGTAAGTTATAAGTGGTTTAGTAGATAGAGTCATGGTTTTCTTTAGGTTATAGGTTCAATTCTCACTgaggtcatttttttattcttttatttttcattttatatatcaaaattagaGTATAGTCCCTCACTATTTCTTATGATTaaattttgatcttcatttaattgtaaatcaaatgaattataaaaaatattatacaagcacgcaaAGCGTGTGTCGGTGCATTAGTAATTATTATGCATGCTTGATCTttcatattataattattatattattcatgttgttcgattaatatatttattagtaatttcttttataatataattattatattgttAAATTGAAGACATctgtaatattttaaaaacaccAACAACATTGGTCAAATAACATAACATTTAATTTACTATTACTTttgttttaatttaatatttttggtCAAAAAAGACATTCTAGAAGgggaaataataataataataataagaaggtCAAGAATGTCATTTCAAAGAATATGTGTACAAGTCCAGAAAAATCCCGACTAATCTTGTCAAAGTCTGTGAGATCCACAAGTTGAAGTTCTCCATCTGTATTGCGCCAGTTCTTCTTCCACCTAAAACCCCATTTCACCAGATTTTGCACAGAAACGAAGAATCCATGGACAGAGAACAAGAAGAAATCCAGTTTCTTGGATTCTTTGGTATAGTTCGAGAATCGTACAGCATAGTTACATCATGGAGAAAGATTTTCAGCCAACTCATAGTGGCTTTGATTATTCCTCTATCCTTCATCTACTTGGCTCAAATCCAGATTACCCAGCTCCTTATCGCCAAGATCGCGACTAATGAGGATACCCTCGAAAGAACTCCGGAGGGCACTCGCTCCTACGACAGAATCTCCAGCCTCATATCCTCCGAATGGACCGAGATTCTCTTGTTCAAGATAGGGTATTTACTGTTTTTCTTGATTCTTGTGCTTCTCTCTACATCTGCAGTAGTTTACACCATCGCCTGTATCTATACCGCCAAAGAGATTACGTTTGAGAAAGTGA
It contains:
- the LOC142536883 gene encoding photosystem I reaction center subunit N, chloroplastic, which codes for MAAMNSSVLACNYTVSGCELNTKVSKISPSVATVKKLSMIRAQRVTATDFKESGRRAALLGLSATLFTAAVSASSANAGVIDEYLEKSKANKELNDKKRLATSGANFARAFTVEFGTCKFPQNFTGCQDLAKQKKVPFLSDDLELECEGKDKYKCGSNVFWKW